One genomic window of Tetrapisispora phaffii CBS 4417 chromosome 13, complete genome includes the following:
- the LTP1 gene encoding tyrosine protein phosphatase LTP1 (similar to Saccharomyces cerevisiae LTP1 (YPR073C); ancestral locus Anc_3.371): MTQDRKISVAFVCLGNICRSPMAEAVFRHTVKQKGLSDRFERITSFGTAGYHIGEEPDSRSVSTCRKHKVPVDHLAQQIKPKHFKEFDYIICMDDSNFSNLKRIEPEDSKSQVSLFGEWNTNNKYNRIVDDPYYGGIDGFEYNFEQVTYFSEQFLAQEL; encoded by the coding sequence ATGACACAAGATAGGAAGATAAGCGTTGCGTTTGTGTGTCTGGGGAACATTTGCCGTTCGCCAATGGCCGAGGCAGTGTTCCGACACACCGTGAAACAGAAAGGATTAAGTGATCGCTTCGAGAGGATCACATCATTCGGGACGGCCGGGTATCATATCGGCGAAGAACCTGATAGCAGATCCGTTTCAACTTGTCGTAAACATAAAGTTCCCGTCGACCACCTCGCCCAGCAGATTAAACCCAAAcatttcaaagaatttgaCTATATCATCTGCATGGATGACAGTAATTTCAGCAATCTGAAACGTATCGAGCCAGAAGATAGTAAGAGCCAAGTGTCGCTGTTCGGCGAATGGAACACAAACAACAAGTACAATAGGATAGTCGACGACCCATACTACGGTGGAATCGATGGATTTGAATACAATTTCGAACAAGTTACGTATTTCAGTGAACAGTTCCTTGCCCAAGAGTTATAG
- the TPHA0M01660 gene encoding transketolase family protein (similar to Saccharomyces cerevisiae TKL2 (YBR117C) and TKL1 (YPR074C); ancestral locus Anc_3.372), with protein MSKFNDIDRLCISTVRLLAVDAVQKANSGHPGAPLGLAPAMHVLCRDFMNVNHENVDWPNRDRFVLSNGHACALLYSTLHLLGYDYTIDDLKRFRSVGSKTPGHPEYELPGVELTTGPLGQGISNAVGFAIAQAHIAARYNKKDCEISTNYTYVFAGDGCMQEGVSSEACSLAGHLQLGNLIVIYDDNSITIDGKTNLSFTEEVAVRYRGYGWEVIEVKDGNDNLDAISQAIKLAKSNKKQPTLIKLTTTIGFGSLNEGTYNVHGSPLKPDDVKQLKKRFGFNSEESFVVPQEVYDFYKEHMIERGKKANEEWNSTLEEYMRKYPELGAELKRRIAGILPPDWESALPTFKPEDGDLATRKLSASVINSLAKTLPELIGGSADLTPSNLTRWDDAIDFQPDDTKIGSYMGRYIRYGVREHGMSAILNGISAYGYNLKPFGGTFLNFVSYASGAVRLAALSGYPVIWVATHDSIGLGEDGPTHQPIETVTHFRALPNMQVWRPADGNEVSAAYKVSIESKATPSIICLTRQNVPQLEGSSIEKAAKGGYAISEYHGNTTPKLDLILVSSGSEVSLCCKSAEKYSKDHKVNIRVVSLPDFYTFGKQPFEYRISVLPDEVPILSVEVYATLSMCKYSHEQFGLDRFGMSGKSKEVYEYFEFTPDGVASRIAKVLSFYSDKTIRSPVRKALA; from the coding sequence ATGTCgaaatttaatgatattgacAGGCTTTGCATCAGCACCGTCAGACTGCTGGCTGTGGATGCAGTGCAAAAAGCGAATTCGGGACACCCCGGGGCTCCTTTAGGTCTGGCTCCTGCAATGCACGTTCTATGTAGGGACTTTATGAATGTGAACCATGAAAATGTCGATTGGCCCAACAGAGACAGATTTGTTTTGTCAAACGGGCATGCTTGCGCCTTGTTGTACTCGACCTTGCATCTGCTAGGTTACGACTATACCATCGATGATCTGAAGAGGTTCAGATCTGTGGGTTCGAAGACTCCGGGACACCCTGAGTACGAGCTGCCTGGGGTGGAGTTGACCACTGGCCCTCTCGGGCAGGGTATCTCGAATGCCGTCGGGTTTGCAATTGCACAGGCACACATCGCTGCCAGGTATAATAAGAAGGATTGCGAAATATCGACAAACTATACGTATGTCTTCGCAGGTGACGGATGCATGCAGGAAGGTGTCTCCTCTGAAGCATGCTCTCTAGCTGGTCATTTGCAATTGGGGAACTTGATTGTGATTTATGATGACAACTCGATCACCATTGATGGTAAGACTAATCTATCCTTCACGGAAGAAGTTGCGGTTAGGTACAGGGGCTATGGATGGGAAGTCATCGAGGTTAAAGATGGTAATGATAATCTAGATGCGATTTCACAAGCCATTAAGCTTGCAAAAAGTAACAAAAAACAGCCAACTTTGATTAAACTTACCACGACAATTGGGTTTGGCTCTTTGAACGAGGGGACGTATAATGTCCATGGTTCCCCATTGAAGCCAGATGATGTCAAACAGTTGAAGAAGAGATTTGGGTTCAATTCAGAAGAGTCGTTCGTTGTTCCCCAAGAGGTTTACGATTTTTACAAGGAACACATGATCGAGCGTGGTAAAAAAGCCAATGAAGAATGGAATTCAACGTTGGAAGAATATATGCGTAAATATCCAGAATTAGGGGCTGAACTCAAAAGAAGAATAGCTGGCATTCTACCACCGGATTGGGAGTCCGCATTGCCAACTTTCAAGCCAGAAGATGGCGACCTGGCCACGAGAAAATTATCTGCATCAGTTATCAATTCCCTGGCTAAAACTCTTCCAGAGCTAATTGGAGGTTCCGCAGACTTGACTCCATCGAATTTGACAAGATGGGATGACGCCATAGACTTCCAACCAGATGATACCAAGATAGGAAGCTACATGGGGCGCTACATTCGTTATGGTGTTCGTGAACATGGTATGAGTGCAATTCTGAATGGCATCTCAGCCTATGGATACAATTTGAAACCATTTGGTGGtacatttttgaatttcgTGTCATATGCTTCTGGGGCAGTGAGACTAGCTGCACTCTCTGGATATCCAGTAATTTGGGTAGCTACCCACGACTCAATTGGTCTTGGAGAAGACGGGCCAACCCACCAACCTATTGAGACAGTAACCCACTTCAGAGCGTTACCTAACATGCAAGTATGGAGGCCAGCCGACGGGAACGAAGTGTCTGCTGCTTACAAAGTGTCGATTGAGAGCAAAGCAACACCTTCGATCATATGTTTAACCCGTCAAAATGTTCCTCAACTGGAAGGCAGTAGCATTGAGAAAGCAGCGAAAGGTGGATATGCAATTAGCGAATACCACGGTAACACTACCCCGAAACTTGATTTGATTTTAGTATCTAGTGGCAGTGAAGTGTCTTTATGTTGCAAGAGTGCGGAAAAGTATTCTAAGGACCATAAAGTTAATATTCGAGTTGTGTCCCTCCCTGACTTCTATACATTTGGGAAACAACCTTTCGAGTACCGGATCAGTGTGCTTCCAGACGAGGTTCCGATCTTGAGTGTGGAGGTATATGCCACTTTGAGCATGTGCAAGTACTCCCATGAGCAATTTGGCCTGGACAGGTTCGGAATGAGTGGTAAGAGCAAGGAAGTCTACGAGTACTTTGAATTTACTCCCGACGGTGTTGCCAGCCGCATTGCCAAGGTTCTTTCGTTTTACTCTGACAAGACCATACGCTCTCCAGTGAGGAAGGCATTAGCGTAA
- the TPHA0M01670 gene encoding uncharacterized protein (similar to Saccharomyces cerevisiae YGR079W; ancestral locus Anc_3.403), with protein sequence MSAASGTFNILNNIITCDDIIPIKNNISNEVLDAGKESHPAAPEAGEGSALTSSSEDADLLFSPLGDLTSDNTDGEDEEDEYCHGLLSPVYFHAEYPKRFHHNNPMNSDAGSVVQNTHSITNNIQNSETDTNSDFWNEVPTTAEEAVAFANNDDELLTIINKNSDKANCVESETSILSSLVTDGLENINNSNNKIKIKNWDSDAYIKLFCYRNKTGNFELKTQIDNPGTSGIGAKNNKIKKIKNGKRKFVRRKSGISQMISTNIGIGEFML encoded by the coding sequence ATGAGCGCTGCATCAGGGACGTTTAACATTCTGAATAATATCATCACATGTGATGATATTATTCCCATCAAAAATAACATCAGTAATGAGGTGTTGGATGCAGGTAAGGAATCGCATCCAGCCGCTCCAGAAGCAGGCGAAGGTAGTGCTCTGACTTCGTCGAGTGAGGATGCTGACCTGCTGTTCTCCCCCCTTGGCGATTTAACTTCAGACAATACAGATGGAGAGGACGAGGAAGACGAGTACTGCCATGGCCTACTCTCGCCGGTATATTTCCATGCAGAGTATCCAAAAAGATTCCATCATAATAATCCGATGAACAGTGATGCCGGTTCTGTTGTCCAAAATACGCACTCTAttactaataatattcaaaactCGGAGACTGATACAAATAGCGATTTCTGGAATGAAGTCCCAACAACAGCAGAAGAGGCCGTCGCATTCGCTAATAATGATGACGAACTATTAAcgattataaataaaaatagcGATAAGGCCAACTGTGTGGAAAGTGAAACATCGATACTATCGAGCCTGGTCACGGATGGCttggaaaatataaataacagtaataataaaattaaaattaaaaattggGATTCGGATGCTTATATAAAACTGTTTTGTTATAGAAATAAAACAGGTAATTTCGAATTGAAAACCCAAATCGATAACCCTGGAACTTCAGGGATTGGTGctaagaataataaaatcaaaaaaataaagaacGGTAAAAGAAAGTTTGTAAGAAGAAAGAGTGGTATTTCTCAAATGATTTCTACAAACATTGGTATTGGTGAATTCATGTTATGA